A region from the Pontixanthobacter aestiaquae genome encodes:
- the tldD gene encoding metalloprotease TldD, with protein sequence MTTIDPVSLLYIDGKLDPDQAQALTAETLKNCDDGELYLQHGVSEAFTFDDGRLKTADYSRDAGFGLRGVSGEMTGFAHANEISASAIKRAGETLQLLDPATGITSPQPRKTNQRLYSDASPLDAVPFAKKVALLESIDAAARARDPHVSQVTASLSATWSVIEIIRADGFRATDIRPLVRLNVGVLAEAKGRRERGSYGFGGRYLYDQLFEEGEWNHAIDEAVRQAMVNLESVDAPAGEMPVLLAPGWPGIILHEAVGHGLEGDFNRKGTSAFSGLVGERVAAPGVTVVDDGSIANRRGSLSIDDEGTPTEETVLIEDGILKGYMQDRLNARLMGVEPTGNGRRQSYQYAPMPRMTNTFMRGGTDDPAELLASMKKGIFCKSFGGGQVDIVSGRFTFSCTEAYMVEDGKLGAPIKGATLIGDGPSVLKEVTGIGNDMALDNGIGVCGKGGQSVPAGVGQPTLLVGGLTVGGTA encoded by the coding sequence ATGACAACCATAGACCCCGTTTCACTTCTTTATATCGACGGCAAGCTCGACCCTGACCAGGCACAGGCGCTAACCGCTGAAACGCTCAAAAATTGCGATGATGGGGAGCTTTACCTCCAGCACGGCGTAAGCGAGGCTTTCACTTTCGATGATGGGCGGCTCAAAACCGCCGATTATTCGCGAGACGCCGGATTCGGCCTACGCGGTGTGTCGGGCGAGATGACCGGATTTGCCCATGCCAACGAAATCAGTGCCTCTGCGATCAAGCGCGCGGGCGAGACATTGCAATTGCTCGATCCGGCAACCGGCATCACATCGCCTCAGCCCCGCAAAACCAACCAGCGGCTTTACTCCGATGCCAGTCCTCTGGACGCAGTACCTTTTGCCAAGAAGGTTGCGCTGCTGGAGAGTATCGACGCGGCTGCGCGTGCACGCGACCCGCACGTTTCCCAAGTCACCGCATCACTGTCTGCCACCTGGAGCGTGATCGAGATCATTCGCGCAGATGGTTTCCGCGCCACAGATATCCGGCCGCTGGTCCGGCTCAATGTCGGGGTACTTGCTGAGGCAAAAGGCCGGCGGGAACGCGGGAGTTACGGCTTTGGCGGTCGCTACCTCTACGACCAGCTATTCGAAGAAGGCGAATGGAACCACGCCATCGACGAGGCTGTGCGCCAAGCGATGGTCAATCTGGAAAGCGTCGATGCACCAGCGGGCGAAATGCCCGTCCTGCTTGCACCCGGCTGGCCCGGGATCATCCTTCACGAAGCGGTGGGTCACGGTCTGGAAGGCGATTTCAACCGCAAGGGAACAAGCGCTTTTTCCGGACTGGTTGGAGAGCGTGTCGCAGCACCTGGCGTGACCGTGGTCGACGATGGCAGCATCGCCAACCGGCGCGGCTCGCTGAGCATCGATGATGAAGGCACGCCGACCGAAGAAACTGTGTTGATCGAAGACGGTATCCTGAAAGGATATATGCAAGACAGGCTGAATGCGCGGCTTATGGGTGTGGAGCCGACCGGCAATGGCCGCCGTCAATCCTATCAATATGCGCCTATGCCGCGGATGACCAACACATTCATGCGTGGCGGCACAGATGATCCGGCAGAACTGCTCGCGAGTATGAAGAAGGGCATTTTCTGCAAGAGTTTTGGCGGCGGGCAAGTCGATATCGTATCAGGCCGTTTCACCTTCTCCTGCACCGAGGCCTATATGGTCGAGGACGGCAAGCTCGGTGCCCCGATCAAAGGCGCTACACTGATCGGCGATGGTCCCAGCGTGCTCAAAGAAGTGACCGGGATCGGTAATGATATGGCGCTCGATAATGGGATTGGCGTGTGCGGCAAAGGCGGACAGAGCGTGCCTGCCGGCGTGGGCCAGCCGACGCTATTGGTCGGCGGTTTGACAGTGGGCGGGACGGCTTAA
- a CDS encoding putative quinol monooxygenase — translation MLLVIGTVRMPPENLNEARYAMQEMIEASLEEDGCQAYSYSEDVLEPGLVHVTEIWRDREALDAHFETDHLLEWRANWDRFGIHDRDLHMIEAGEMERL, via the coding sequence ATGTTGCTTGTTATCGGCACGGTCCGGATGCCGCCTGAAAACCTGAATGAAGCGCGCTATGCGATGCAGGAAATGATCGAGGCAAGTTTGGAAGAGGATGGCTGCCAGGCCTATTCTTACTCCGAAGATGTGCTCGAACCCGGCCTTGTCCACGTTACCGAAATCTGGCGCGACCGCGAGGCATTGGATGCGCATTTCGAAACCGATCACCTGCTGGAATGGCGTGCCAATTGGGACCGCTTTGGCATCCATGACCGCGATCTGCATATGATCGAGGCGGGCGAGATGGAGCGGCTTTAG
- a CDS encoding zinc-finger domain-containing protein yields MIISAPETVKTQTRRVSCDGATAIRGSDRFKPSALGHPKVYLEIDETGYVDCGYCDRRFVLEGGPADA; encoded by the coding sequence ATGATCATCTCAGCGCCCGAAACCGTAAAGACACAGACCCGCCGCGTCAGCTGCGATGGAGCGACTGCCATTCGTGGCAGCGACCGGTTTAAGCCATCTGCGCTCGGTCATCCTAAAGTCTATCTCGAGATCGACGAAACCGGCTATGTCGATTGCGGCTATTGCGACCGGCGCTTTGTTCTCGAAGGCGGCCCAGCGGACGCTTGA
- a CDS encoding ABC transporter ATP-binding protein codes for MSTPPAIQIRDVVKRYAGVGGGVKGEEGKLALKGVSFDVPQGGIFGLLGPNGAGKSTLINVLAGLVTKTSGTAEIWGFDIDEQRRNAKRAIGIVPQEIVFDPFFTPYEVLENQAGFYGIAKSLRRSEKLLEAVHLADKRDAYARTLSGGMKRRLLIAKAMVHSPPILVLDEPTAGVDVELRRLLWELVQELNADGVTVVLTTHYLEEAEQLCDRIAIINHGELIANKPTREMVDMAREKIVAVTVGADLSAAPTHAAFVKSELAGSRGVEVTYDKDKLTAGQVLAILQEQGLVIEDVTTREADLEDVFVSLTSAATQHPA; via the coding sequence ATGAGCACTCCCCCCGCAATCCAGATACGTGACGTCGTGAAACGCTATGCCGGTGTGGGTGGGGGCGTGAAGGGCGAGGAAGGTAAGCTCGCGCTTAAAGGCGTCAGCTTTGACGTACCCCAAGGCGGAATATTCGGATTGCTTGGGCCCAATGGCGCTGGCAAGAGTACGCTAATCAATGTGCTTGCCGGATTGGTCACCAAGACCAGCGGAACTGCCGAAATCTGGGGCTTTGATATTGACGAGCAGCGCCGCAATGCGAAGCGCGCAATCGGGATTGTCCCGCAGGAAATCGTCTTCGATCCGTTCTTCACGCCATATGAAGTGCTGGAAAACCAGGCCGGTTTTTATGGTATCGCCAAAAGCCTGCGCCGCTCGGAAAAACTGCTCGAAGCTGTCCATTTGGCGGATAAACGCGATGCCTATGCGCGCACGCTATCGGGCGGGATGAAGCGGCGACTTCTGATCGCCAAGGCCATGGTCCACTCGCCGCCGATTCTGGTGCTGGATGAGCCGACCGCTGGCGTCGATGTTGAACTGCGCCGCCTGCTGTGGGAGCTGGTACAGGAACTCAATGCAGATGGGGTGACAGTGGTTCTGACCACGCATTATCTCGAAGAGGCAGAGCAATTATGTGACCGGATTGCGATTATCAATCACGGGGAACTGATCGCCAACAAGCCCACCCGCGAAATGGTCGATATGGCGCGCGAGAAGATTGTCGCGGTGACTGTCGGCGCCGATCTGAGCGCTGCGCCAACACACGCTGCTTTCGTCAAATCCGAACTGGCGGGGAGCCGCGGTGTCGAAGTGACGTATGACAAGGATAAGCTCACGGCGGGGCAAGTGCTCGCGATCCTGCAGGAGCAAGGACTGGTCATCGAGGATGTGACAACACGCGAAGCCGATCTGGAAGATGTGTTTGTCTCGCTGACCAGCGCAGCCACGCAGCACCCCGCCTGA
- the nadB gene encoding L-aspartate oxidase, whose protein sequence is MLKQQYDILIIGSGAAGLTAALALAEHKKVLVLAKGGLNTGSTAWAQGGIAAVLDAGDTFDHHIHDTMRAGAGLNRQETVEFVIERAPRSIERLVELGVPFNQDSGDLHLTREGGHSHRRIVHVNDATGWAVQEALLKAANANPNITMLAGRACVDLITGRNAEEYSGSGRVWGAYALNQETGEVETYTATATILAAGGAGRVYQFSTAPRGATGDGIAMAWRAGARVSNMEMMQFHPTCLYNLDVKNFLITEAVRGEGGHLLHPETGHRFMADYDPERMELAPRDVVARAIDDQIKRYGLDYVHLDISHATPEFVTGHFPTIHEKLMGLGIDMTKGPIPVVPAQHYTCGGVLVGLDARTDLPGLWAAGEVTESGLHGANRLASNSLLECFVFGEAAARDILGRWDELLNPPAIKEWDESRVTDSDEEVVVKQNWTEIRRFMWNYVGIVRTTKRLERARNRIEMMNKEVDDYYGSFRVTTDLIELRNLLQAAELIVRSALERHESRGLHYTLDYLETADIARDTVLVP, encoded by the coding sequence GTGTTAAAGCAGCAATATGACATTCTTATCATCGGTTCCGGTGCGGCGGGTCTTACCGCTGCCTTAGCGCTGGCCGAGCATAAGAAAGTGCTCGTGCTCGCCAAAGGTGGGCTCAACACCGGCTCGACCGCATGGGCGCAGGGCGGGATTGCCGCGGTGCTTGATGCGGGTGATACGTTTGATCATCACATCCACGATACAATGCGCGCGGGCGCCGGTCTGAACCGCCAAGAAACTGTTGAATTCGTCATCGAACGTGCGCCGCGCAGTATCGAGCGGTTGGTTGAACTGGGCGTGCCCTTTAATCAGGATTCGGGTGACTTGCATCTCACGCGCGAAGGTGGGCATTCGCATCGCCGGATCGTGCATGTAAACGACGCGACCGGCTGGGCTGTGCAGGAGGCTTTGCTCAAGGCGGCTAATGCCAATCCCAATATCACCATGCTGGCGGGCCGCGCCTGCGTCGATCTGATCACCGGCCGTAATGCGGAGGAATATTCGGGATCGGGCCGCGTTTGGGGCGCCTATGCGCTCAATCAGGAAACGGGTGAGGTCGAGACCTATACAGCGACAGCGACCATTCTGGCGGCAGGCGGCGCTGGCCGCGTCTATCAATTCAGCACCGCTCCGCGCGGCGCAACCGGAGACGGGATCGCGATGGCGTGGCGTGCGGGCGCGCGCGTTTCCAATATGGAGATGATGCAGTTCCACCCTACCTGCCTGTATAATCTCGACGTCAAAAACTTCCTGATTACCGAGGCTGTGCGCGGCGAGGGCGGACATCTGCTCCATCCCGAAACCGGTCACCGTTTCATGGCAGATTACGATCCCGAGCGGATGGAACTGGCGCCGCGCGATGTCGTGGCGCGCGCGATCGACGACCAGATCAAACGCTATGGCCTCGACTATGTTCATCTTGATATCAGCCACGCAACGCCCGAATTTGTGACCGGCCATTTCCCGACGATCCATGAGAAGCTGATGGGCCTCGGGATCGATATGACCAAGGGGCCCATTCCGGTTGTTCCGGCGCAGCATTATACCTGCGGCGGGGTCCTTGTCGGGCTGGATGCGCGGACCGATCTGCCGGGCCTATGGGCGGCTGGTGAAGTGACCGAGAGCGGGCTGCATGGTGCAAACCGCTTGGCGTCCAATAGTCTGCTCGAATGCTTTGTATTCGGCGAAGCGGCAGCGCGGGACATTCTGGGCCGGTGGGACGAATTGCTGAACCCGCCCGCGATTAAGGAATGGGACGAAAGCCGCGTGACCGATTCCGACGAGGAAGTCGTGGTCAAACAGAACTGGACCGAAATCCGCCGCTTTATGTGGAATTATGTCGGGATTGTGCGCACCACCAAACGCCTCGAACGCGCCCGCAATCGCATCGAGATGATGAACAAAGAGGTGGATGATTATTATGGCAGCTTCCGGGTCACGACCGATCTGATCGAACTGCGCAATCTGCTGCAGGCCGCAGAACTCATCGTGCGATCAGCGCTAGAGCGGCATGAAAGTCGCGGACTGCATTACACTCTCGATTATCTCGAAACAGCGGATATTGCGCGCGACACGGTGTTGGTGCCTTGA